In a single window of the Zea mays cultivar B73 chromosome 5, Zm-B73-REFERENCE-NAM-5.0, whole genome shotgun sequence genome:
- the LOC100286212 gene encoding Protein TIFY 11e translates to MAAAAPSGGTGKNTAATATTPSRFAAACGALSQYVKAAEAERTRARPPVRRPLPLMPGADVDQDEPETAAQLIIVYGGRALVLDDVAADKAADLLRLAAAAAARGGTEQPLCSLADLPVARKASLQRFMEKRKDRVAARAEPYRRRRPVGDRRNDLALEL, encoded by the coding sequence ATGGCGGCGGCGGCACCTTCTGGAGGCACAGGAAAGAACACAGCTGCGACTGCGACGACACCGAGCCGGTTCGCGGCGGCGTGCGGCGCGCTGAGCCAGTACGTCAAGGCGGCGGAGGCCGAGAGGACGCGCGCGCGGCCGCCGGTGCGGCGGCCCCTGCCGCTCATGCCGGGCGCCGACGTCGACCAGGACGAGCCGGAAACGGCGGCGCAGCTGATCATCGTGTACGGAGGGCGGGCGCTGGTGCTCGACGACGTCGCGGCGGACAAGGCGGCGGACCTGCTGCGCctcgccgcggcggcggcggcgcgaggaGGCACAGAGCAGCCGCTCTGCTCGCTCGCCGACCTACCCGTGGCCCGGAAGGCGTCGCTGCAGCGGTTCATGGAGAAGCGCAAGGACAGGGTCGCCGCCCGCGCGGAGCCGTACCGCCGGCGCCGACCCGTCGGTGACCGACGcaacgatctcgcgctcgagctgTGA